The genomic window CTTCCTCCAGCGTGGGTTCGCACTAAGCCCTGTATTGGACTTTCTACGACGTTATGGACTTGGCACGGGCGTTTCCTGGCGTACAACATGAAAACGCAGATCCGACCAGCCCTGGCCTTTGCCCGGTCCGGATTTGCGTGCGAGCCACACAGCGGTAAGCTCTCCTGAACTCGCCAAGTTATTAGCCGAAGCAGTTAACGCGCTAGCCCATCACGACTCCGCCTTCGATCCAACGGCGGGCTTGCGGAACTTCAACACGAACTTGTCTGTGTGACCTTTGATCTTCGGATCAAACACCGATTTGTCGTGCCCATCCCGCGGATTGCTGAGCACGTCACTGGTTCCCTCCAGTTCGAAACCTGCGGCCTTCGCTTGAGCGATGACCGTCGCCGGATCGATACGATGCAGCGTGGAGGCGTCCCTACCGCCGGAGCCGGGGGCGGCTGCATGATCGACGACGATAAAAACGCCACCTGGCTTTAGCGCTTTGAACGCGGCGGCATCGAGCTTGGCTGCCTGCTCGGGGCCAGTGCTTCCGCTAACACTGAAAACAGGCACGGCGCCGTAAACGTCGTGGTAATTCTGGGATGTCCAAACGACGTCCAATGGCGCACCGACATCGAGTCGATCATAGGGCCGGACCGCGAGACTGGTGTTACCGCTGTAGGCGGGATCGGCAACCAGCGCATGGATGGGCTTGAACTTTTCCGGCGGCACCTTGGTGGCCAGGCTCTCCGGGATGACGGCGTACACATGACCTTTTGCGCCAACTACCTTGCTGAAGATGCGAGTGAAGTAGCCGCCACCCGGCATCACGTCAGCGACGTTATCACCCGGCTTGATGCCGGCGAACGTAACCAGCGCAGCCGGCTTGCGATCATTGTCGACTTGCTTATCGGTGGCCGGACGCGCGGCATCGGCGACTGCATCGGTTATATAAGCCGGGGGAGATAGTGTCTGGGCATGCAACAGCGTTGCAGTGCCGAGGAAGAGGAGGGCGATCGCTGAATTCTTTTTCATACAGTGTGATGATTCCTGGAAATGCGAGTGAATGGGGGACCGTGGTGTCAGTCGCGCCATTTACAGATATGGCTACGATGAATGTCGCTGCGTTATCCACCTCGGCATCGTTTGAAAGCCCTATTCGAGTTTCGGGATGTTTACTTTCAGTCGGAAGCGGACTATCGATGCTTTGGAGCGCCTCCAGGTGTACGCCGGCAACTCTAGGCGTTTCGGTCCCTCTGATTGCTTATCGAATGACACGATAATTGACTGCTTTGGGCAGACATTTCTGGAGATGCGGGCCATGCCTTGCGTTCGTTGCCCAGTCTGGCGAAAGCGGTATGCATCTGGCCAGACCACTGGCTGCGCCAAACCAGCCGTTCGCTGCAGCATCGGATTTTTGCGATGACTTTGGTGTAGCGTGACAGCCATGACCAACATTCGCCCGGATACCCACTCGACCCGCTGGATTTGGATCGCGGCCATCTGGTGCGCGGGGGCGCTGTTTGATGCGAGTCAGACCATCCTCACCATGCATGCCATGGGCGCGCGAGGAGCGTGGCTGTCCCCGTTTGTTATCGAGTTCGTGTGCTGGCTGCCCTGGGCGTTGGCGACACCCTTCATCGTCGAACTGGCGCGAAGGCAGCCGATCGTTCGTGGGGCAATTGTGAAGGCGGCGATCGCACATCTGGTGGCCTTCGCCATCGTCAGCACGGTCGCTGAGGCGTGGTCGGCCATGCTTCAGGTCATTTTTAATCCGTGGCACCACAAGTCGCCGCCCATCTTCATTGATACGTGGTACGCATTGCTCTCCGACCAGATCCTGACATTCGTGATCGCCTACGCGCTGATCCTGACCGTCACCTACGTCGTAGACTCGCGTGAAAAGGTGCAACGGCAGATGAGCGAGACCGCGCGGCTCAATGGGGAGCTGTCTCGAGCCCAGCTTGCTGCGTTACGGAGCCAGATGGATCCACACTTCATGTTCAACACGCTCAATTCGATCGTTGGCCTTGTACGAGATCAGCGCAACGATGCAGCGATCGGGATGATCGTGGGCTTGAGCGAGTTTCTGCGCCGCGCGTCCGAAGACTCTCACCGGGCACAGGTGACCCTGACGGAGGAGATTGAGTACCTGCAGCGCTATATCGACATTCAGAAGGTCCGCTTCGGGGACCGCCTTCGCGTGAGTTTGAACATCCCCGTTGAGCTCGGGGATGCACAGGTTCCGAGTCTTCTGCTGCAGCCGCTTGTGGA from Dyella caseinilytica includes these protein-coding regions:
- a CDS encoding sensor histidine kinase, yielding MTNIRPDTHSTRWIWIAAIWCAGALFDASQTILTMHAMGARGAWLSPFVIEFVCWLPWALATPFIVELARRQPIVRGAIVKAAIAHLVAFAIVSTVAEAWSAMLQVIFNPWHHKSPPIFIDTWYALLSDQILTFVIAYALILTVTYVVDSREKVQRQMSETARLNGELSRAQLAALRSQMDPHFMFNTLNSIVGLVRDQRNDAAIGMIVGLSEFLRRASEDSHRAQVTLTEEIEYLQRYIDIQKVRFGDRLRVSLNIPVELGDAQVPSLLLQPLVENAIKHGVSKRIAGGEIRVAGARCDDTLRLTVYNDGPWVREDLDATSGGVGLGNLRTRLQILHGDRSDLLLRPADTGGVEVVVTLPFLEA
- a CDS encoding class I SAM-dependent methyltransferase — protein: MKKNSAIALLFLGTATLLHAQTLSPPAYITDAVADAARPATDKQVDNDRKPAALVTFAGIKPGDNVADVMPGGGYFTRIFSKVVGAKGHVYAVIPESLATKVPPEKFKPIHALVADPAYSGNTSLAVRPYDRLDVGAPLDVVWTSQNYHDVYGAVPVFSVSGSTGPEQAAKLDAAAFKALKPGGVFIVVDHAAAPGSGGRDASTLHRIDPATVIAQAKAAGFELEGTSDVLSNPRDGHDKSVFDPKIKGHTDKFVLKFRKPAVGSKAES